One segment of Rhodanobacter thiooxydans DNA contains the following:
- a CDS encoding peptidylprolyl isomerase, with amino-acid sequence MLRRHLIVALALTSSLLALSALAAEQDKPTPTAKEILARSTPAEWRTPDPQNLLFMQLPTGRVVIELAPDFTPLHAANIRTLVRQHYFDGLAIIRVQDNFVTQWGDPNDDDNGDKSKLRSLGKASKTLPPEFTRALDAKLPWTPLPDGDVYAPEVGFSEGFPVARDPASGQQWLAHCYGMVGVARDVAPETGSGSSLYAVIGQAPRRLDRNLAVAGRVLEGMPLLSGLPRGPEPMGFYTKPAQRITIESIRLAADLPPKDRLAIEVLRTDSASFAALVEAKRNGRNAFYARPAGKVDLCSIDVPVREAKPAH; translated from the coding sequence ATGCTTCGCCGCCATCTCATCGTTGCACTCGCGCTGACCAGCAGCCTGCTGGCACTGTCCGCCCTCGCCGCCGAGCAGGACAAGCCCACGCCGACCGCGAAGGAAATCCTGGCCAGGTCCACGCCGGCCGAGTGGCGCACGCCGGACCCGCAGAACCTGTTGTTCATGCAACTGCCGACCGGGCGCGTGGTGATCGAGCTGGCGCCGGATTTCACCCCGCTGCACGCGGCGAACATCCGCACCCTGGTGCGCCAGCACTACTTCGACGGGCTGGCGATCATCCGGGTGCAGGACAACTTCGTCACCCAGTGGGGTGATCCCAACGACGACGACAACGGCGACAAGAGCAAGCTCCGTTCGCTGGGCAAGGCCAGCAAGACACTACCGCCGGAGTTCACCCGCGCGCTCGACGCGAAGCTGCCGTGGACGCCGCTGCCGGACGGCGACGTCTACGCGCCGGAGGTCGGTTTCAGCGAAGGCTTCCCGGTGGCGCGCGATCCGGCCAGCGGGCAGCAATGGTTGGCGCACTGCTACGGTATGGTCGGTGTGGCGCGCGACGTGGCGCCGGAGACCGGCAGCGGTAGTTCGCTGTACGCGGTGATCGGCCAGGCGCCGCGCCGGCTGGACCGCAACCTCGCCGTGGCCGGGCGCGTGCTGGAAGGCATGCCGCTGCTGTCCGGCCTGCCGCGCGGCCCGGAGCCGATGGGCTTCTACACGAAGCCGGCACAGCGCATCACCATCGAATCGATACGCCTGGCCGCCGACCTCCCGCCGAAGGATCGCCTGGCGATTGAGGTGCTGCGCACCGACAGCGCCAGCTTCGCGGCGCTGGTCGAGGCGAAACGCAACGGGCGCAACGCGTTCTATGCCCGGCCGGCCGGCAAGGTCGACCTGTGCAGCATCGACGTGCCGGTACGCGAGGCGAAGCCGGCGCACTGA
- a CDS encoding PadR family transcriptional regulator yields MDDSVSQLKKFQKELSSGTVSLVLLAVLGQSRQPMYGYQIAKRLEETGEGVLAGKQSALYPVLRNLEAAGLLASEVEPSVSGPPRRYYRITKPGREVLREWVAAWNATRDSVDNVLQGGVS; encoded by the coding sequence ATGGACGACAGCGTCAGCCAGTTGAAGAAGTTCCAGAAGGAGCTTTCCAGCGGCACCGTGTCTCTGGTGCTGCTGGCAGTGCTGGGGCAGTCGCGCCAGCCGATGTACGGCTACCAGATCGCCAAGCGGCTGGAAGAAACGGGTGAGGGCGTGCTGGCCGGCAAGCAGAGCGCGCTGTATCCCGTGCTGCGCAACCTGGAGGCGGCCGGCCTGCTCGCCAGCGAAGTGGAGCCGTCCGTCAGCGGGCCGCCGCGCCGCTATTACCGCATTACCAAACCGGGGCGCGAGGTATTGCGCGAATGGGTCGCCGCGTGGAACGCCACCCGCGATTCCGTCGATAACGTCTTGCAAGGAGGGGTGTCATGA
- a CDS encoding sensor domain-containing protein, with amino-acid sequence MNAPRTIVEYLEQLRAALRGADPALIQDALYDAEEHLRAELAEQPGRSEAQMLEHVAGSYGAPDEVAEIYRDQEIRIQRALRPPPPPKRRSLAGRFFGVAADPRTYGALFYMLLSLATGIFYFTWAVTGLSLSLGLSVLIIGLPFIVLFFGSVRVLSLVEGRIVEAMLGMRMPRRPVYPTTGMTLLQRIGSMFTDVHTWTTLCYMWLMLPLGIVYFTLAVTLLSVSVAFIGAPLAMLFRDDSWVSWPRQVTVDWGLGAHVPGWGDAIAMCVIGIVLLFATLHLARGLGRLHGLVAKHMLVPRAAN; translated from the coding sequence ATGAACGCGCCACGTACCATCGTCGAATACCTTGAGCAACTGCGTGCCGCGCTGCGCGGTGCCGATCCGGCCCTGATCCAGGACGCGCTGTACGACGCCGAGGAACACCTGCGCGCCGAACTGGCCGAGCAGCCCGGGCGCAGCGAGGCACAGATGCTGGAACACGTCGCCGGCAGCTACGGCGCGCCGGACGAAGTGGCCGAGATCTATCGCGACCAGGAGATCAGGATCCAGCGCGCGCTGCGTCCGCCGCCGCCGCCGAAGCGCCGTTCGCTGGCCGGGCGTTTCTTCGGCGTCGCCGCCGATCCGCGCACCTACGGCGCGCTGTTCTACATGCTGCTGTCGCTGGCCACGGGCATCTTCTACTTCACCTGGGCAGTGACCGGGCTGTCGCTGTCGCTGGGGTTGTCGGTGCTGATCATCGGCCTGCCGTTCATCGTGCTGTTCTTCGGCAGCGTGCGCGTGCTGTCGCTGGTGGAAGGGCGCATCGTGGAGGCGATGCTGGGCATGCGCATGCCACGGCGGCCGGTGTACCCGACCACCGGCATGACCCTGCTGCAGCGCATCGGCAGCATGTTCACCGACGTGCACACCTGGACGACGCTTTGCTACATGTGGCTGATGCTGCCGCTGGGCATCGTGTACTTCACACTCGCCGTGACCTTGCTCAGCGTGTCAGTGGCCTTCATCGGCGCGCCGCTGGCGATGCTGTTCCGCGACGACAGCTGGGTGTCCTGGCCGCGCCAGGTCACCGTGGACTGGGGTCTTGGTGCGCATGTGCCGGGCTGGGGTGACGCGATCGCGATGTGCGTGATCGGCATCGTGCTGCTGTTCGCCACCCTGCACCTGGCGCGTGGCCTGGGCCGGCTGCACGGGCTTGTCGCCAAGCACATGCTGGTGCCGCGCGCGGCGAATTGA